The genomic stretch TCTCCTTGTTCCAACCCAGGGCCTGCACGTTCGCGCTCTTGGCCTGGTTGTAGTGCGCCACGCCGTCGACGAAGCCGTCCATGAAGATGGTCACCGGCGGGATCTTCATTCCGCCGTAGGTGCCCACCTTGCCGCTCTCGCTCATGCCGGCCGCGACGTAGCCGGCCAGGAAACCGGCCTGGGCGGTGTCGAACTCCATCGGGAAGACGTTGGCCACCCCGGGGTTGGCGTCGACGATCGCGAACTGCTGGTCCGTGTTCGCCTCGGCGATCTTCTTGGTGGCGTCGCCCATCAGGCCGCCGACGGCCAGGATGAAGTCGCAGTCCTGGTTCACGTACTGGGTGAGGTTCGGCTCGTAGTCGGCCTCGGCCTTGGACGCGACGTACTTGATGTCGATGTTGCTGTTCTCGGCCTTGGCCTCCTCGAGACCCTTCCAGGCCGAGGCGTTGAACGACTTGTCGTCGATGCCGCCGACGTCGGTGACCATACAGGCGGTGTACTTCTCGCCGCCGGAGCCGGCGTTGTTGTCCTCATCCGGGGCCTCGCCACAGGCGGCGGCGCTCAGTACGAGCCCACCCGCCGCGATGACCGAGGCGATCCGCATCCCACGCACCGAGCGCAAGACGTCTCCTTCCCACTGCACACCGCGTGGTTGCGGTGGCTGCCCTTGAACCGGCCTGCGCTGTGCCGCCGGCATCCCACGTTACGGACGCAGAGCGTACGCCCGCGCCCACCTGCCGAACGACAATCGTGCAGGACTGTTGGAGGCCTGTTACCGGTACGTAATGCGCCGGTGGGGCAGATCACTCAGGGTTGCGGCAGGCGGGCGGAGCCACGTCCGTTGAGTCCTTTTCTGGCAAGCGATCGGTGCGCTCGCCGCCTACCGCCAGAAGACCGCGACAGCGGCGTTGGCCAGGGTCAATCCCGCGATGGCGAGGAAGTGCCCCCGGTTGACCTCGTCCCGCTTGCGGGAGAAGAAGACCATCACGAAGATCATCAGCGCGAGCACCAGCTTCACACCGAGCTTCGCCGGGGCCGGCTCGTCGCCGTCACGCAGCGGAGCCGACAGGCCGATGCCGGTCGCCAGCTGGATCACCGCACCCCAGAGCATCGCGGCGTTGATCCGGATCTTGCCGGTGAGGTACTGGGCGATCGCACCGCCGAGCAGCAGCGCGAAGCCGATCAGGTGGCCGTAGAGGAGGATGAGTCGAAGTGCTTCCACCCGACCCATCCTGCCCTATCAACGACGAATTGTAGTAGAGGGCTTCCTGGTCAGCCCTTGGTGCCGCCCGCAGTCAGGCCGGACACCAGGTGCTTCTGGGCGAAGAAGAAGACCAGCCCGGCCGGGACGGTGACCAGGACGGCGGCGGCCGTCAGGTACTCCCACTGCGGGTTGAACTGCGGCACGAACTGCTGGAGCCCGTAGGCCAGGGTGAACTTGTTGTCGGTCTGGATGAAGGCCGACGCGTACGCCACCTCTCCCCACGCGGTGAGGAAGGTGTAGAACGCGGTGACCGCCACCGCCGGGCGGGCCAGCGGCAGCACCACCCGCCAGAAGGTGGCGAACGGACCGCATCCGTCCAGCGCCGCCGCCTCGTCCAGCGAGGTCGGGATGGAGTCGAAGTAGCCCTTCAACATCCAGGCGCAGAACGGCACCGCGATGGTCAGGTACGCGATGATCAACGCGGGCATGGTGTTGATCAGCCCGAGCCGCGCCATGATCGTGTAGATCGGCACGATCAGGATGGCCACCGGAAACATCTGAGTGACCAGGAAGACCATCATCAGCGGCCGGCGACCCGGGAAGTTGAACCGGGACACCGCGTAGCCGGTGGTGGCCGACAGGAAGATGCCGATCCCCATGGTGAACGCCGCGACGATCACCGAGTTGAGGAACCACCGGGGAAAGTTCGTACTGGTCAGCACGTAGCTGTAGTTGGCCAGCGTGGTGTCCCGGAACAGGGTCAGCTCGCTGCTCTGGATCGCGTACCCGGGCTTGAGCGACGACAGCAGCACCCAGGCGATCGGGCCGATCGCGATCAGCGAGGCCAGGATCAACGTCCCGTGCAGCAGGACCGACTTCACCGGGTTACGGCGGCTGCGACCGGGTCTGCGTGCCTGCGCCATCACCACACCTCGCCTTGCTTGCGCAGGGCCCGCCGGTAGAACACCGAGAACACCAGCAGGATCGACAGGATCAGTACGCCGTACGTGGAGGCGAGCGAGTAGTTGCGGATGCCCTCGAACGCCGCCCGGTAGGCACCGGTCACCAGGATCTCGCTCTGGCCCGCCGGCTGTCCCTCGGTCACCAGGAAGATGATCGGGAACATGTTGAAGGTCCAGATGGTGCCGAGCAGCACCACCGTCATGCTGACCGGACGCAGGCCGGGCAGGGTGATGTTGACGAACCGCTGCCACGGCGAGGCGCCGTCGATCTCGGCCGCCTCGTACAACTCGGACGGGATGGTCTGCATCCCGCCGAGCAGGGCCACCATCATGAACGGCACGCCGAGCCAGATGTTGGTGACGATGGCGGTCAGCAGTGCCGTCCACCGGTCGGCGAACCAGGAGACCGAATCGATCCCGATCGCCGAGAGCAGGGCGTTGGCCAGGCCGAAGCGCTCGTTGAAGATGAACTTCCAGGCGAAGGCGCTGACGAAGGCCGGCACCGCCCAGGGCAGCACCAGCAGCACCCGGTACATGCTCCGGCCCCACATCGGCCGGTTGAGCATGGTGGCCAGGCCGAGGCCGAGGCCGAAGTGGAAGGCCACGCAGACGAACGTCCAGATCAGCGTGACGCCGGTCCACTGCCAGAAGTCGCCGACCTGGCCGGTGAGGACGCGGACGTAGTTGTCGAGGCCGACGAACTCCCACTTGTTGGGGTTGTCCCGGCAGACCTCGCTGCCGGTGATCGACTTGGTGCAGATCTCGGCGACCTGATTGGCCTCGGTGAGATCGGTGAAGGAGAGCCAGATCCCGCGGAACAGCGGGTAGAAGATCAGCACCGCCAGGACGATCACGACGGGCAGCACCATCGCCCAGGCGTACCAGTGCTTGTCCCAACTGCGGCGCAGCCGGGACGTTCGAGCGGACCGGCCGGGCGGCGTCGTGGACGACGGCGCCGGGTCGGCTGTCACGGTGGTCATCAGCGCTCCCGAGGAGAGGTCCGGCAGGGGCGCGCGACCGCGACGGCCGCGCGACCCTGCCGGGTGCCGAAAGGTCACCGGCCGGAGCCGGCGCGGGCGGTCAGAGCCCGTAGCCGGGCACGACCTCGGCCTTGTACTTCCTGGCCACGGTGTCCAGCGCGGCCTTCGGGTCCTTGTTCTGGATCAGGACCTCGGTGGCCATCTGGTCGAGCGGGCCGAAGAACTGACCGGCCTCGGGGATCCACGGGCGGCCCACACCGGCCTCCACGACCGGCTGGAAGGCGGCCACGATCGGGTTGTTCTTGACCGGATCGAGGGCGTACGCGGAGGTGCGGGTCGGCAGCAGGCCGAGCTTCTCCGACAGGAACGCCTGGGACTCGGCGGAGCTCATGAACTTGACGAACGCGACGGCGGCCTCCACCTTCTCCTGCGGCATGCCGGACCAGATCACGTAGTTGTGGCCGCCGACCGGGCCACCGGCCCGCGCCGAGCCGCCCGGCACCGGGGCGATGCCCAGGTTCTCCAGGCCGCCGAAGCCGGGCGCCGACTTGACGTTGTTGACCTCCCACGGGCCGTTGATGATCATGGCGACCTTTTTCTCCTTGAAGAGGGTCATCATGGTGCCGTAGGCGTCGTTGGCGGACGGCTTGGCAGCCGCGCCGCTGGCGATCAGGTCCTTGGCGATCGCCAGCCCGGCCGCGTTCTGCTCCGAGTTGATGACGATCTTCTGGCTCGCGGGGTCGACCAGGTCGCCGCCCTCGCCGTACATGAAGGGCAGCATGAAGTAGCCGGCCGGGTTGACGTACACACCCTCGGCGCCGGTCTTCTCCTTGACGGCCTGCGCGGCCGTCTTCAGCTCCACCCAGGTCTTCGGCGGCGCGCTGACACCGGCCTGGCTCAGCAGCTCCTTGTTGTACATCAGCGCCAGGCTGTCGGTGACCTGCGGGACGCCGTACGTCTTGCCGTCGAACTTGTTGGAGGCCAGCGGCGTCTCCAGGAAGTCGGACTCGTCGGCGAGCAACTCGGAGCCGTCCAGCGCGTAGAGGTAACCCAGCGATGCGAACTCCGGCACCCACGCCACCTCGGCGCGGAGGATGTCCGGAGCGCCGCTCTTGGCCTGCGCGGCGGTCTTGAACTTGTTCTGCGCCTCACCGAACGGGACCGACTGGTAGTTGATCTTCACGTTCGGGTGGGTCTGGTTGAACTTGGCGATCAGTTCCTGGAACGCGGGGCCCTCGTTCTGCGGATCCGAGGTGTCCCACCAGGTCAGCTCTGCGGTGAGGGAAGCGGGGTCGACGGTGGACTGTCCATCAGCCGGGTTGTCCTCTTCGCCACCGCACGCGGCGACGGAGAGGGCGAGGGTGGCGGAGGCGAGTACGGCGATCCCCCTGGCTGTGCGACGCATGTTCGCTCCTAGATTGCCTGCCGGGTATCGGCGGGACAGTAGCAAGAACTTTCGTAACTCGAAACCCCTTGCGAACATCACTGCAACAACCGAGCCGAATCCGCAACCTCACCACTCCACAACTGCGGCTTTACCGGCATTTCGCAGGGGGCCTCCCGGGCCGCGAACAACGCCCGGATCACGCTGTGCACACCGGAAACGCACCCACGGTCCCCATGGTCGGGGCACGCGAGCCCGCGTTTGCGAGGGCGAACCACTACCTGGTGCTCGATTCTGCAAGTTCTTGCTGGCCACTGCGCAAGAAGTTGAGGGTGAGCTACAGTGCGCCCATGCGCGCTCGCCTGTCCGACATAGCCCAGCAGGCCGACGTCAGCGAGGCCACGGTGTCGCGGGTGCTCAACGACCGACCCGGCGTGGCACCCGAGACCCGGCAGGCCGTCCTGACCGCCCTCGACGTGCTCGGCTACGAGCGCCCCGCCCGGCTCCGCAAGCGCAGCGCCGGCCTGGTCGGCCTGGTGGTGCCGGAACTGGACAACCCGATCTTCCCCGCCTTCGCCCAGATCATCGAGTCGGCGCTGGCCCCGACCGGGTTCACCCCGGTGCTGTGCACCCAGACGCCCGGCGGCGTCCGCGAGGACGAGTACGTGGAGATGCTGCTCGACCGTCAGGTGTCCGGGATCGTCTTCGTCTCCGGACTGCACGCCGACACCGCCGCCGACCACGACCGGTACCGCACCCTGATCGCCCGGCCGCTGCCGATCGTCATGATCAACGGGTACGCCCCCGGCATCCCGGCACCCTTCGTCTCCTGCGACGACCGCGAGGCGGCGGAGCTGGCCGTGGCACACCTGGGTGCCCTGGGCCACCGGCGGATCGGCCTGATCACCGGGCCGGACCGGTTCGTGCCGGTGCAGCGCAAGGTCAGCGGGTACAAGACCGCGATGAGCCGCCTCGTCCAGCTCGACGACGACGAGCTGGGCGAGCTGACCGAACTCTCGCTGTTCGGCGTGGAGGGCGGCGAGGCCGCCGCCGGCCGCCTGATCGAGCGGGGCGCCACCGGGATCGTCTGCGGCTCGGACCTGATGGCGCTCGGCGCGATCCGGGCCGCCCGGCAGCGCGGACTGTCCGTCCCGGAGGACCTGTCGGTGGTCGGCTACGACGACTCGCCGCTGATGGCCTTCACCGATCCGCCGCTGACCACCATGCGTCAGCCGGTGGCCGCGATGGCGGTCGCCGCGGTCCGGGCCCTGGTCGACGAGATCAACGGGCACGCCGCCCCGCACTCGGAGTACCTGTTCCGTCCCGAGCTGGTGGTGCGCGGCTCGACCGCGGTGGCCCGCCGGGACGACGCCGCCTCGCAGGGCGGCCAGGGCCGGCGACCGGCGCCGTCGGTCCTGTCGGTCCCGGCGTGACGCCGGACACCTACCGCCCTCCTTCCCCCGTGAGGCCGGCCCGATTCCGGCCGCCCGCGGCCGTCGACGAGACGCCACACATGCACCGCTCTCCTTGCGCAAGAAATGCTTGACTCTTGCAGCGACGGCGCGGCATTCTTCTCAGACACCCGCGCCACCTCGCCCACGCCCGGGTGCCGCCGTCCCGCGCCACAGAACGGGGAACACCCGATGACCGTCAGCCCTCCGTCGCCGCTGACCTCCGACGCCGACTGGTGGCGATCCGCCGTCGTCTACCAGGTCTACGTCCGCAGCTTCGCCGACTCCGACGGCGACGGCATCGGCGATCTCCAGGGCATCCGCGAACGCCTGCCCTACCTGTGTGACCTCGGGGTGGACGCGCTCTGGCTGACCCCCTTCTACACCTCGCCGATGGTCGACGGCGGCTACGACGTGGCCGACTACCGCGACGTCGACCCGATGTTCGGCACCCTCGGCGACTTCGAGGCGATGATCACCGACGCGCACGCCCTCGGGCTGCGGATCATCGTGGACCTCGTCCCGAACCACACCTCCGATCAGCACCCCTGGTTCCAGGCCGCGCTGGCCGCCGCCCCCGGTTCGGCGCAGCGGGCGCGGTACCTCTTCGCCGACGGTAAGGGCGAGCAGGGTGAACAGCCCCCCAACGACTGGGAGAGCATCTTCGGCGGCCCAGCCTGGACCCGGGTCCCCGACGGCCAGTGGTACCTGCACCTGTTCGACCCCGCCCAGCCCGACCTGAACTGGCGCCACCCGCAGGTACGCGCCGAGTTCGAGGACATCCTGCGGTTCTGGCTGGACCGTGGCGTCGACGGATTCCGCATTGACGTGGCCCACGGCATGATCAAGGCCGAAGGGTTGCCGGACGTCGGCTTCAGCTCGATGACCACCGGCCGCCGCCAGTCCGAGTTGCTCGGCAAGGGCCGCCTGCCCTACTTCGACCAGGACGAGGTGCACGACATCTACCGCGCCTGGCGTCCCATCCTGGACAGCTACCCCGGCCACCGGATGGCGGTGGCCGAGGCATGGGCGGAGACCCCGCAGCGGCTGGCCCGCTACATCGGCCCGGACGAGCTGCACCAGGCGTTCAGCTTCGACTTCCTCGACGCCACCTGGTCGGCCGACTCGTTCCGCAAGGTCATCGACACCGCGTTGGGCGAGTCCACCATCGTCGGCGCCCCGACCACCTGGGTGCTGTCCAACCACGACCGGCAACGGCACGTCACCCGGTACGGCGACGGGGAGATCGGGCTGCGTCGGGCCCGTGCCGCCGCGCTGCTGATGCTCGCCCTGCCCGGGTGCGCCTACCTCTATCAGGGCGAGGAGCTGGGGCTGCCCGAGGTGCTCGACCTGCCCGACGAACTGCGTCAGGACCCGGCGTTCCTGCGTACCGGGGAGAGCCGGGACGGCTGCCGGGTCCCGATCCCGTGGAGCGGCGAGCTGGCGCCGTACGGCTTCGGACCGGCCGGCAGCGCGCTGAGCTGGCTACCGGCCCCGGCGACCTGGCAGGCCCTCTCGGTCGCCGCCCAGGCCGGCGTGCCCGGCTCGACCCTGGAGCTGTACCGGGCGGCGCTGCGGATCCGGCACACCCACCCGGCACTGGCCGGCACCGGCGGCATCACCTGGCGGGAGACCGGGCCGGACGTGCTCGCGTTCCACCGGAACGCCGGCTCCACGTCGTTGACCTGCGTGATGAACACCGGCGACTCGCCGGTCCTGATCGACGGGTACGGCACGCCGCTCGTCGCCAGCGCGCCGCTCACCGAACGCGACGGCGGACACCTGCTCCCGGGTGACACGGCCGCCTGGTTCGAACGGCGCTGACCGGGGTATCACCTCGACGACCTGGTCCCTGGGACGACCGGGACGACTACCCCTTGTGGTGGGGGGTGCGGTGGCACCGGTGCCCGGACGTCGACGTCCGGGCACCGGTGCCGGGTGGTGCTCAGCCTCCGGTGAGCTGCGTCGCGATCCGGGTGAACCCGGCCCGCAGCTCGGCCTCGTCCGGCACCGGCAGCGGCCCGCTCACGCCCTCCCGCTCGGCCGCCGCCATCTCCTCCTCGTCGACGGTGTCCTCGTAGTCGCCGTACAGGTCAGCCTCCTCCACCTGGACCGTCTCGTCGGTGGCGGCGAGCTGCGCGGCGGCGATCTCACCCCGGATCTGCTCCACCGTCACCGCCGGCACCAGCGGCTCGACCACCGCCATCAACTGCTCCTCGGCCACCACCGCCTCGGCCAGCGCCAACGCGTGCGGTCGCTCGTACGGCCCGCAGACCACCGGCTCCCACTCGTCGGCGTCACCGAGCGGCCCGAACGTGATGATCCACGGCAGGCCGAGCATCGGTGAACCGCTCGGCAGGTCCAACGTCACGAGTGCCCCCACGGGCCCATCATCGTCGGTGGTCGACGACATCGGGGCGGGTTCCCCGCATCACGGTCAGCCGGCCCCGCCGGGCGTACCGGGGTCGCTCTCCACATCGTGGTCGACGGGACGGGGGCGACTGGCCAGGTCCACCACCCGGCCGCGCCGGCTCGTCGCCGCCAGCGCGGCACCGAAGAGCACCAACTGGTTGAGCAGGTAGAGATAGACCAACAGACCCACGGCGGTGGCCACCACGGTGTACGCCGGGTTGTGCTCCACCCGTCCCACCCAGAACCGCCCGACGGTGTTGAGCAGCGTGATGCCGACCGCGACGAGCAGCACCACCGGCCGCAGCCGGGCCCGGCTCATCCGCAGCCGGGGCACCGCCACCAGCAGCAGCGTCGCCAGCACCGCGTTCACCAACACGCTGAGCACCGCACTGATCGTGGTCAACGCGAACGAGCCGGTGCTGCGCAGCAGGAACCGCAGCAGCGTCTCCAGCGCGTCGACCGCCGCCACCGAGATGCCGAGCAGCACGAAGACCACGAGCAGTACGCCGAGGTCGACCAGCCGGCGGACGACCAGGTTGCCCGGATGCTGGTCCAGCCCGTGGATCAGCCGCTGCGAGGAGCGGATCGCCTCCACCCAGCCGATCCCGGTCAGGA from Micromonospora craniellae encodes the following:
- a CDS encoding BMP family lipoprotein produces the protein MRIASVIAAGGLVLSAAACGEAPDEDNNAGSGGEKYTACMVTDVGGIDDKSFNASAWKGLEEAKAENSNIDIKYVASKAEADYEPNLTQYVNQDCDFILAVGGLMGDATKKIAEANTDQQFAIVDANPGVANVFPMEFDTAQAGFLAGYVAAGMSESGKVGTYGGMKIPPVTIFMDGFVDGVAHYNQAKSANVQALGWNKETQNGSFTNDFIKQDEGKKVSDALVAQGADIIMPVAGGAGLGTTGAAKASGGAYNTIWVDVDGCESTPDCSAIITTVVKNIPGAVKEAVLKAAGGEKLNADEGFVGTLANEGVSIAPYHEFDGKVPAELKAEVEKLKADIAAGTVKVESAAQPK
- a CDS encoding sugar ABC transporter permease — its product is MAQARRPGRSRRNPVKSVLLHGTLILASLIAIGPIAWVLLSSLKPGYAIQSSELTLFRDTTLANYSYVLTSTNFPRWFLNSVIVAAFTMGIGIFLSATTGYAVSRFNFPGRRPLMMVFLVTQMFPVAILIVPIYTIMARLGLINTMPALIIAYLTIAVPFCAWMLKGYFDSIPTSLDEAAALDGCGPFATFWRVVLPLARPAVAVTAFYTFLTAWGEVAYASAFIQTDNKFTLAYGLQQFVPQFNPQWEYLTAAAVLVTVPAGLVFFFAQKHLVSGLTAGGTKG
- a CDS encoding carbohydrate ABC transporter permease, whose protein sequence is MTTVTADPAPSSTTPPGRSARTSRLRRSWDKHWYAWAMVLPVVIVLAVLIFYPLFRGIWLSFTDLTEANQVAEICTKSITGSEVCRDNPNKWEFVGLDNYVRVLTGQVGDFWQWTGVTLIWTFVCVAFHFGLGLGLATMLNRPMWGRSMYRVLLVLPWAVPAFVSAFAWKFIFNERFGLANALLSAIGIDSVSWFADRWTALLTAIVTNIWLGVPFMMVALLGGMQTIPSELYEAAEIDGASPWQRFVNITLPGLRPVSMTVVLLGTIWTFNMFPIIFLVTEGQPAGQSEILVTGAYRAAFEGIRNYSLASTYGVLILSILLVFSVFYRRALRKQGEVW
- a CDS encoding extracellular solute-binding protein, which produces MRRTARGIAVLASATLALSVAACGGEEDNPADGQSTVDPASLTAELTWWDTSDPQNEGPAFQELIAKFNQTHPNVKINYQSVPFGEAQNKFKTAAQAKSGAPDILRAEVAWVPEFASLGYLYALDGSELLADESDFLETPLASNKFDGKTYGVPQVTDSLALMYNKELLSQAGVSAPPKTWVELKTAAQAVKEKTGAEGVYVNPAGYFMLPFMYGEGGDLVDPASQKIVINSEQNAAGLAIAKDLIASGAAAKPSANDAYGTMMTLFKEKKVAMIINGPWEVNNVKSAPGFGGLENLGIAPVPGGSARAGGPVGGHNYVIWSGMPQEKVEAAVAFVKFMSSAESQAFLSEKLGLLPTRTSAYALDPVKNNPIVAAFQPVVEAGVGRPWIPEAGQFFGPLDQMATEVLIQNKDPKAALDTVARKYKAEVVPGYGL
- a CDS encoding LacI family DNA-binding transcriptional regulator, which gives rise to MRARLSDIAQQADVSEATVSRVLNDRPGVAPETRQAVLTALDVLGYERPARLRKRSAGLVGLVVPELDNPIFPAFAQIIESALAPTGFTPVLCTQTPGGVREDEYVEMLLDRQVSGIVFVSGLHADTAADHDRYRTLIARPLPIVMINGYAPGIPAPFVSCDDREAAELAVAHLGALGHRRIGLITGPDRFVPVQRKVSGYKTAMSRLVQLDDDELGELTELSLFGVEGGEAAAGRLIERGATGIVCGSDLMALGAIRAARQRGLSVPEDLSVVGYDDSPLMAFTDPPLTTMRQPVAAMAVAAVRALVDEINGHAAPHSEYLFRPELVVRGSTAVARRDDAASQGGQGRRPAPSVLSVPA
- a CDS encoding glycoside hydrolase family 13 protein; amino-acid sequence: MTVSPPSPLTSDADWWRSAVVYQVYVRSFADSDGDGIGDLQGIRERLPYLCDLGVDALWLTPFYTSPMVDGGYDVADYRDVDPMFGTLGDFEAMITDAHALGLRIIVDLVPNHTSDQHPWFQAALAAAPGSAQRARYLFADGKGEQGEQPPNDWESIFGGPAWTRVPDGQWYLHLFDPAQPDLNWRHPQVRAEFEDILRFWLDRGVDGFRIDVAHGMIKAEGLPDVGFSSMTTGRRQSELLGKGRLPYFDQDEVHDIYRAWRPILDSYPGHRMAVAEAWAETPQRLARYIGPDELHQAFSFDFLDATWSADSFRKVIDTALGESTIVGAPTTWVLSNHDRQRHVTRYGDGEIGLRRARAAALLMLALPGCAYLYQGEELGLPEVLDLPDELRQDPAFLRTGESRDGCRVPIPWSGELAPYGFGPAGSALSWLPAPATWQALSVAAQAGVPGSTLELYRAALRIRHTHPALAGTGGITWRETGPDVLAFHRNAGSTSLTCVMNTGDSPVLIDGYGTPLVASAPLTERDGGHLLPGDTAAWFERR
- a CDS encoding YihY/virulence factor BrkB family protein, producing the protein MNLLGRVEAGVDRGLRTARHRSPAFGHLWRAGVRYTDLHGGRLAAAIAYYGFFAVFALALVSYAAFGAILDENDEVRAGAEEFLRENLPFLDPAQVAESSGTVGVVGLLILVLTGIGWVEAIRSSQRLIHGLDQHPGNLVVRRLVDLGVLLVVFVLLGISVAAVDALETLLRFLLRSTGSFALTTISAVLSVLVNAVLATLLLVAVPRLRMSRARLRPVVLLVAVGITLLNTVGRFWVGRVEHNPAYTVVATAVGLLVYLYLLNQLVLFGAALAATSRRGRVVDLASRPRPVDHDVESDPGTPGGAG